In Nomascus leucogenys isolate Asia chromosome 8, Asia_NLE_v1, whole genome shotgun sequence, a single genomic region encodes these proteins:
- the CELA1 gene encoding chymotrypsin-like elastase family member 1, whose product MLRFLVFATLVLYGHSTQDFPETNARVVGGTEAGRNSWPSQISLQYRSGGSWYHTCGGTLIRQNWVMTAAHCVDYQMTFRVVAGDHNLSQNDGTEQYVSVQKIVVHPYWNSDNVAAGYDIALLRLAQSVTLNSYVQLGVLPQEGAILANNSPCYITGWGQTKTNGQLAQTLQQAYLPSVDYAICSSSSYWGSTVKNTMVCAGGDGVRSGCQGDSGGPLHCLVNGKYSVHGVTSFVSSQGCNVSRKPTVFTRVSAYISWINDVIASN is encoded by the exons ATGCTGCGCTTCCTGGTGTTCGCAACCCTGGTCCTTTATG GACACAGCACCCAGGACTTTCCGGAAACCAACGCCCGCGTAGTCGGAGGGACTGAGGCCGGGAGGAATTCCTGGCCCTCTCAG ATTTCCCTCCAGTACCGGTCTGGAGGTTCCTGGTATCACACCTGTGGAGGGACCCTCATCAGACAGAACTGGGTGATGACAGCTGCTCACTGCGTGGATta CCAGATGACTTTCCGCGTGGTGGCTGGAGACCATAACCTGAGCCAGAATGATGGCACTGAGCAGTACGTGAGTGTGCAGAAGATCGTGGTGCATCCATACTGGAACAGCGATAACGTGGCTGCCGG CTATGACATCGCCctgctgcgcctggcccagagcgTTACCCTCAATAGCTATGTCCAGCTGGGTGTTCTGCCCCAGGAGggagccatcctggctaacaacaGTCCCTGCTACATCACAGGCTGGGGCCAGACCAAGA CCAATGGGCAGCTGGCCCAGACCCTGCAGCAGGCTTACCTGCCCTCTGTGGACTATGCCATCTGCTCCAGCTCCTCCTACTGGGGCTCCACTGTGAAGAACACCATGGTGTGTGCTGGTGGAGATGGAGTTCGCTCTGGATGCCAG GGTGACTCTGGGGGCCCCCTCCATTGCTTGGTGAATGGCAAGTATTCTGTCCATGGAGTGACCAGCTTTGTGTCCAGCCAGGGCTGTAATGTCTCCAGGAAGCCTACAGTCTTCACCCGGGTCTCTGCTTACATCTCCTGGATAAATGAT